Within the Pseudomonas guangdongensis genome, the region CGAGCCGCAGGTCGACCCCGAACTGGCCGCGCTGTGCCGGCTGGCGACGCCGCATATCGCCGGCTACAGCCTGGACGGCAAGCTACGCGGTACCGAGCAGATCTATCGGGCGTTCTGTGCCTGGCGCGGGGTGCCGGCGGCGGTGCGGCTGGAGACGTTGCTGCCGCCGCCCTGGCTGGGCGAGCTGGCCCTGCACGGCGATGCCGATCCGGCCTGGGCGCTGGCAACCCTGTGCCGGGCGGTGTACGACCCGCGCAGCGACGATGCGGCGTTCCGGCGCAGCCTGCTCGGCAGCGCCGAGGCGCGGCGCGCCGGTTTCGACCTGCTGCGCAAGCACTATCCGCCGCGGCGGGAAATTCCCGGTCTGACGGTGCGGGTGGCGGAGGGCGCTGCCGCCCCGGCGCTGCGTCGGCAACTGGCGGCGCTGGGCGTGAGGCTCGGCTGATCAGCCGAACAGGAAGCGCCGGCGTGGCTTGTCGGCCTGCTCCAGTTGGCGGCAGGCCTGCAGGATCATCTGTTCGGTGATCGGGATTTCGCGGCCCCGGGCGTCGATGATGGCGCCCAGATGCTGCTGGCGCAGCGGCTGGCTGAGATGACGGCGAGGGCTGGCGGGTGCGGCGCTGGACATGGCGGATGCTCCTGACTGTGCTTGCTGGCAGTCTAGGGGCGGTAGATGACGGGGCGGTGACGGTCCGGCGACGTGTGGAAGACAGATGCCCGCGGGGGCGGGCATCCGGGAGGGGTGCCGGACTCAGCGGTATTCGCAGAGGTAGGCAGTGTCCTGGGCGACCTTGAGCTGGAATTTGCTGTCGGCCGGCACGTCGAACTTGCTGCCGGCGGCGAAGGTTTCCCAGGCCTCGGCGCCCGGCAGCTTGACGGTCAGGGCGCCGGCGATCACGTGCATCACCTCGGCCTTGGCGGTGCCGAACTCGTATTCGCCGGGGGCCATCACGCCGACGGTAGCCGGACCTTCGTTCATCTCGAAGGCGATGGATTTGACGGTGCCGTCGAAGTACTCGTTGACCTTGAACATGCGGGCCTCGCAGGAAGGAAATAAAAGGGCGCGCCAGTATGCCCAAGCTGTCCGGTGGCGTCACCTGGGCATCGATCCGGCGACGGCGTCCCGAACCGGCATGGCTTCGGCCGCCACCGGCAGGTCCCGCAGGCAGGCGTCGAGGTCGACGGCGTCGATTTGGGCGGCGGCGAGGAAGCGCTGGGCGTACTCCAGGTAGGCGCCGCTGCACAGGAAAAGGCGGAACACCTCGCTGTCGATGTGCGCCTCGCGGGCCATCCGCGCCATGATCTGCAGGGCCTCGGAAAGCGGCTTGGGCGGCTTGTAGGGGCGGTCGTGGGCGGTCAGCGCCTCGAAGATGTCGGCTACCGCGACGATGCGTTCCGGCAGGCTCAGCTGCTCGCGGCGCAGGCGTCGTGGATAGCCGCTGCCGTCCATCTTTTCGTGATGGTTGGCCGCGATATCCGGCACTTTGCGCAGGTGCGGCGGCAGCGGCAGGCTGCTGAGCATGATCAGGGTCTGCACGATGTGTTCGTTGATCTTGAAGCGCTCCTCGTCGGTGAGGGTGCCGCGGCGCGTGCGCAGGTTGTGCAGCTCGCCGCGGTCGGCGGCATGGGGCGGCAGCCGCATGTCGAAGCCCCAGCGGTTGCGCGGATCGTCCTTCTCCACTGGCGGGCGCTGGCTGCCCCAGGGCTGGCGGTGCTCCGGACGGTCGGCGAGCAGGCGCTCCTCCGCGGGCAGCGCACGCGGCGCTATGCCTTCCAGTCGCTGGCGCTCCTCCAGGGAGAGGCCGAGGCGGTCGTCGAAGTGGCGCCACCAGCGGCGTTCGGCGATCCGCTCCAGGCGCCGGATGTCCTCGTCGTCCATGTCCTCGCCGCCGATGTTGCAGCGCGCAACGAAGGCGAAATCCTCCTGCAATTCGTCCTGCCGGCGCTGCAGTTGCCGCTGCAGCGCCGTGCCGTCGCCGCCGTCGGCCAGCGCCCGCCAGTAGTCCAGTTCGGCATCGCGCCAGAGCACCTCGAAGCGGGTGCGGATCTCGTGCAGGCGGTTGTAGAGGGTTTCCAGCTTGGTGGCCTTGTCGACCACGTGCTCGGGGCTGGTGATCTTGCCGCAGTCGTGCAGCCAGGCGGCGATGCGGAACTCGTAGAGTTCGGCTTCGCTCATGCGGAAGTCGGCAAAGCTGCCCTCGCGGCAGGCGATGGCCTTTTCCACCAGCAGTATGGCCAGTTGCGGGACTCGTTCGCAGTGCCCGCCGGTGTAGGGCGACTTGGCGTCGATGGCGTCGGCCAGCAGACGGATGATGGCGTCGATCAGGCGTTGCTGGGACTCGATCAACTGGCGGGTCTCGATGGCCACGGCGGCGGCGCCGGCGATCTCCTCGGCGAAACGGCGGAACGACTGCTGTGCCCGGGGTTCGCGGTGCAGCTCGCCCAGGCGCAGGACGAGCAGACCGAGCAGGGCGTCGCTGCGGTCCCTGAGCGGGATGCACAGGTAGTCCCGGGCGGCGAATAGCTGGACGAGGTCGGCGTCGAGCCGCACGGCGTCCTCGCCGCTGCAGTCCAGGCTAGGCGGGTAGTCGCCGGCCAGGTGCCGGGTGTTGAGGCGCAGGCAGGCGTTGTCGGATTCGTACAGGTAGATGCCGCCGCCCTCCAGGGCTGTGGCGCCGACCAGTTGCTGCAGCACCTGTTCCAGCATCAGTTCCAGACGGCTTTCGCGGTTCAGGGTGTGGGTGATGGTTTGCAGGTTGTACAGCGAGCCGGCCATGCGCTGCAGGACCCAGCCGAGGCGGCCGACTTCGCGGATCCGCGAACGTATCTGAGGCGGCTGGCGGAAGTCGAAGTCGATCAGCGCTTCCAGGTGTCGGGCCAGCTCGCGCAGCGGTGTGCCGATCCGCCGGCCCAGCCACCAGCCGGCCAGCAGCATGGGCACCAGCAGCAGGCCGGCCAGCAGGGTCTTGTCGAGCAGCAACTGGCGGGCGGCGAGGAACAGCTCGGCCTCGGGGATGGTGATCAGCAGCTTGCTGGCACTGTCCAGCCCTGTCAGCGGCATGCGCACGCCGTACCAGCGGTGTCCCTCGACGCTGAACGCTTGTACCTGGCGTCCGTCGGCGGGCAGGCGCTGCAGGGCGGAGAGTGCCGGTGCCTGCAGCTCGTCGAGTTTGGCCAGGCGCACGCTGGCGGGGTCGTCGCCGATCAGCAGGCGCTGTGGTTCGGAGTGGATGAATACCTGGTCCTGCGCGTCGAGGGCGGCGATCAGCGTACCCGGGGTCAGGCGCAGTGCGCGGACCTGGCTGCTGAGGTCCTGCACGGCGGCGTCCATGCCGATCACCATGCGCCCGTCGAGGCTGCGCTGGGCCAGGCTGACGCCGATCTGCGCGGTGGTGAAGAACAGGTAGGGTGGCGTCAGGATCGCCTCGGTGTCCGCCATGGCCTGGCGATACCAGGGGCGGCTGCGCGGGTCGTAGCGGTAGTCGGGACGTATCTGGCGCTCCAGCAGCTGCAGCTGGCTGTCGTAGAAGTGCCATTCGCCGTGCGTGGCGCCGGCGGCATCGCGGTCGATGCTTTGCAGCAGGTAGCGGGCCTGTGCGGGAGCTCGCAGGCGCTGGCGCTGCGGGTCGCTGTCCTGTTCAAGGCGGCGCAGCAGCAGGAAGTCGCCGTCAGGATAGCCGATGTAGACGGCGCTCAGGGCCGGGCCGATCTGCAGGGTCTCGGCCAGTAGCGACAGGCGCGGCAGGCGTGCCGCCAGGCTGTCGGCGCCGGACAGGGCATCGTGGCGCAGCAGGCTCAGCGCGCTGCGCGCCGGGCTGAGCAACTGCTGGGTGCGCTCGCCGATCAGGCTGCCGAGCCGCTGGGAGTCGTCCGTGGCAGCGGCCACCAGTGCCTGGCGCAGGCCATGCTGGCCCTGAAGGATCAGCGCGAGGGTCAGCAGCAGCATGCTGGCGACGATGGCAATTGCAGTCAGACGTTGCAGGGGGATGCCAGGGGGCGGGTGGGGCGTTTGCATGGCCATTCCTCCTGGCGTGGGATATTCAGTGCGGCGGTTGCGTGGCCTGGCAGGCGGCGATCAGGGCCGGCAGGCTCAGTGGCAGCAGGCGGGCGATGTTGCGGGCGTCGTCCAGGCCGCGATGCTGAGTGCCGGCAAAGCTCAGGCCGCTGACCTCCAGTGCCTTGTTCAGGCCCAGTTGGCGACGGTCGCGGCTGCGCCGGGTCTGCCGGTAATGGCGGGCGAACAACTGCTTGAGGTTGAAATGCGGCAGGCTGGCCAGGCAGCTGGACAGCTGCTGGTTGCGCCACTCGACTTCCAGTTGCTGGCGGTCGTAGTTGCCCCAGCTGAGCCAGCCTTGCAGGTCGCCGAGGTGCGGCAGCAACCAGGCTTCGAGGCGCGGCCAGAGTCGGTCGAGGGTCGGCGCGGCATCGATGTCGCTCTGGCGGATGTGGGTCAGCTGGCGGCAGAAATCGGTCAGCTCGGCGCGCAGGCGTGGTCTGACGAAACTCTGGAAGTGGCTCAGCTCGCGGCCATTCGCGTCGACGATGACCGCGCCGATCTCGATGACCTCCATGTCCTCGACCGGCCAGCCACCTTCGTCGGTGGTGGCTTCCAGGTCGATCACCAGCCAGTGCGTCATGCCAGTCTCCTTCTGCGGGCGAGTGCAGTATGGGAGCCTTCTGCCGTGCAGGCAAACGCCTGTGCTAGGCTCGTGCGTCGATTTTCGAGGAGGGGTGTGCGATGGCGAAGGTGGCGTTTATCGGTCTGGGCGTGATGGGCTATCCGATGGCCGGGCATCTGCAGCGCAAGGGCCACACGGTCTGTGTCTACAACCGCTCGGCCGACAAGGCCGAACGCTGGGTGGCCGAGTACGGCGGGTGCCGCGCGGCGACTCCGCGCGAGGCGGCCCAGGGCGCCGAGCTGGTGATGACCTGTGTGGGCAACGACGACGATCTGCGCAGCGTGGTGCTGGGCGGGCAGGGCGCTTTCGCCGGCATGGCGCCGGGCAGCGTGCTGGTCGATCACACCACGGCCTCCGCGGCGGTGGCTCGCGAGCTGGCGCTGCTGGCCGCCGAGCGCGAGCTGGAGTTCCTCGATGCGCCGGTCTCCGGCGGTCAGGCCGGTGCGCAAAATGGTGCGCTGACGGTGATGGTCGGTGGCGAACCCGAGGTGTTCGCCCGCGCCGAGCCGGTGATTGCCTGCTATGCGCGGATGGTGCGGCTGATGGGGCAGGCCGGCAGTGGTCAACTGACCAAGATGGTCAATCAGATCTGCATTGGCAGCCTGCTGCAGGGCCTGTCCGAGGCGCTGCATTTCGCCGAGTGCGCCGGGCTCGACCGGATGGCGGCGATGGAGGTGATCAGCAAGGGGGCGGCGCAGTCCTGGCAGCTGGAAAATCGTCATGCCAGCATGATCGAGGGGCGCTTCGACTTCGGCTTTGCGGTCGACTGGATGCGCAAGGATCTGGCCATCCTGCTGGAAGAAGCACGCCGCAACGGCGCCCAGCTGCCGGTCACCGCGCTGGTCGACCAGTTCTATGCCGATGTCCAGGCGGCCGGCGGCGGACGCTGGGACACGTCGAGCCTGATCAGTCGTCTCAAACCCTCGCGCGGTGCCTGAGTGAGGCGGTGCGGTCAGCTGCGGAAGATGAAGTAGGCCGCGCCCGACAGGCACAGCCTGACCCGTGGTTAATCGAGCTTCCGCGTCGGCTGTATATAAAGGAGGCTGAAGGGTACGAAGGTCGTCATGGTGATGGCCTCCTGAATGGTCTTCAGCTGGCCGACCGGCAGCGCGCTATAGCCAATGCGGTTGGTCGGCGGCGTGATCAGTGCATGCAAGTAGTTCAGGTGCTCGAACAGGACGATGCCTCAACTGATCAGGGCAGCGACGATCCATGGCTTGCTATGGAAGGTCTTGATGTGGCGAAAGTCGGGACGACGTTGAGCAGGCAGGGCAGGGCGGCGGTCTGCAGTCAGGCAGGCTGGGGCTCTGCATAAAAAACGCGCTGTATGGGGCTTGGCGCCAGTGTGGACGCTGGCTATCCTCGCGCGCCGAAAATGTCCTGTCCATGTCTCTTTCGCGGAGGTATTTCGCCATGCAGTGTCGCGCCGGGTGCGGAGCCTGTTGCATCGCGCCGTCCATTTCCTCGCCCATTCCCGGGATGCCCGAGGGCAAGCCGGCAGGGGTTCGCTGCGTGCAGCTCGATGCGCGCAATCTCTGTCGCTTGTTCGGCAGTCCCGAACGCCCCGAGGTCTGCAGTCGCTTTGTGGCGGACGTTCAGGTGTGTGGCGAAACGCGAGAGCAGGCGTTGCACCTGCTGGGCGAGTGGGAGCGCCTGACCGCCGCATGAGCGGAACGAAAAAGGGGCTGCCGAAGCAGCCCCTTTCCTGTCGCGCCGAGCCTGGCCTTAGCCGCGCTCGTTGATGGCGACGTAGTCGCGCTTGGTGTAGCCGGTGTAGATCTGGCGCGGGCGGCCGATCTTGTAGCCTTCGGAGTACATTTCCTTCCACTGGGCGATCCAGCCGGCGGTGCGCGCCAGGGCGAAGATCACAGTGAACATGCTGGTCGGGATGCCGATGGCTTTGAGGATGATGCCCGAGTAGAAGTCCACGTTCGGGTACAGGTTGCGCTCCTGGAAGTACGGGTCGTTGCGCGCGTACTCTTCCAGCTTCATCGCCAGCTCGAGCTTCGGATCGTTGATGCCCAGCTCGGACAGTACCTCGTCGCAGGTCTGTTTCATGACCTTGGCGCGCGGGTCGAAGTTCTTGTACACGCGGTGACCGAAGCCCATCAGCTTGAACGGATCGTTCTTGTCCTTGGCCTTGGCGATGAACTTCTCGATGTTCTCGACGCTGCCGATCTCGTCGAGCATGGTCAGCACGGCTTCGTTGGCGCCACCGTGAGCCGGTCCCCACAGCGCGGCGATGCCGGCGGCGATACAGGCGAACGGGTTGGCGCCGGTGGAGCCGGTCAGGCGCACGGTGGAGGTGGAGGCATTCTGCTCGTGGTCGGCGTGCAGGATGAAGATACGGTCCATGGCCTTGGCCAGCACCGGGTTGATCGGCTTCTCCTCGCACGGGGTGTTGAACATCATGTGCAGGAAGTTTTCCGCGTAGCTCAGGTGGTTGCGCGGGTACATGATCGGCTGGCCGACCGAGTACTTGTAGCACATGGCCGCCATGGTCGGCATCTTGGCGATCAGGCGGATCGCGGAGATTTCGCGGTGCTTGGGATCGTTGTTATCCAGCGAGTCGTGGTAGAACGCCGACAGGGCGCCAACAAGGCCGCACATCACCGCCATCGGGTGAGCGTCGCGGCGGAAGCCGTTGAGGAACGACTTCATCTGCTCGTGGACCATGGTGTGGTTCTTCACCAGGCCAGTGAACTCTTCCTTCTGCGCGGCAGTCGGCAGCTCGCCGTAAAGCAGGGCGTAGCAGGTCTCGAGGTAGTCGGACTTCTCGGCCAGTTGCTCGATCGGGTAACCGCGGTGCATCAGGATGCCCTTGTCACCGTCGATGAAGGTGATCTTCGACTCGCAAGCGGCGGTCGACATGAAGCCAGGATCATAGGTGAACACACCCTGGCTGACCAGGCTGCGGACATCGACAACGTCCGGCCCCATGCTGCCAGAGAGGATGGGCAGCTGAACCTCAGTACCCTCGATGATCAACTGTGCTTTCTTGTCAGCCATAACTGGCCTCCTAATTTTATGCGTGGAATCATCTATAGCGCGGCCCCCCAGGCAGGGCCCGTGCCACTATAGAGCGATAAGGTTGAAAGTCAATTTGTCCAAAAGTCGGTTTGTCAGCGCCGTTTCGCGCCCGTTTCGCCCTGAATCGGGGGCACGGTTTACGCCATTTGCCGGGGTGCGACAATCAGTCCTTTAGGCTAAGGGCGCGCGTTGTCATCGATATCCTAACTGTCTATACTCCCTGCCCGACCGCCAGAGGCTATGCCAGGCCTGGGTTCTGGCTGTTGTCACTCCCTGGTGATGGGTACCTGACAAGTGCACTTCCCGACAACTTGCCCTGCTGGTTGGGGCTCTCAGTGTGAAAAAAAGCCGTGAATAGCAAACGACCCGTAAACCTAGACCTTAGGACTATCCAACTCCCTGTCACTGCTTACACGTCCATCGCTCACCGTATTTCCGGCGTCATCCTGTTCCTGGGCATTGCTGTGCTGCTGTATGCACTCGACCTGTCCCTGGCGTCGGAACAAGGCTTCGAGCAGGTGAAGGCGTTCCTGGCCGGTTCATTGGCCAAGCTGGTGATCTGGGGCCTGCTGTCCGCTCTGCTCTATCACCTGGTGGCGGGCATTCGTCACCTGATCATGGATGCGGGCGTCGGTGAGACGCTGGAAGGCGGCAAGCTGGGCTCCAAAATCGTCATCGCTGTTTCCGCGGTGCTGATCGTTCTCGCAGGGGTATGGGTATGGTAACCAACGTCACTAACTTCTCCCGTTCGGGTCTGTTCGACTGGATGGCGCAGAGGGTTTCCGCTGTGGTTCTCGCGGCTTATTTCATCTTCCTGTTGGGGTACCTCGTGGCCAATCCCGGCCTGTCCTATGCGGACTGGCACGGGCTGTTCTCCCAGACCTGGATGCGCATCTTCAGTCTGCTGGCTCTGGTTGGTCTGAGCGCTCACGCGTGGGTCGGTATGTGGACCATCTCCACCGACTATCTGACCAGCATGGCTATCGGTCGCTCGGCGACTGCCGTGCGCTTCCTGTTCCAGGCAGTCTGCGGCATGGCGATGTTCGCATTCTTCGTCTGGGGTGTGCAGATTCTTTGGGGTGTCTGATCCATGGCTAGCATTCGTACTCTTTCTTTCGACGCCATCATCATCGGTGGCGGCGGCGCCGGCATGCGTGCCGCGCTGCAACTGTCCCAGTCCGGTCACAAGACCGCCTGTGTGACCAAGGTCTTCCCGACCCGTTCCCACACTGTATCCGCCCAGGGCGGCATCACCTGCGCCATCGCTTCGGCCGACCCGAACGATGACTGGCGCTGGCACATGTACGATACCGTCAAGGGCTCCGACTACATCGGCGACCAGGACGCTATCGAATACATGTGCTCCGTGGGCCCGGAAGCTGTGTTCGAGCTCGAGCACATGGGTCTGCCGTTCTCCCGTACCGAGCAGGGCCGCATCTATCAGCGTCCGTTCGGTGGCCAGTCCAAGGGGCCGGACAACAACACCCAGGCCGCCCGTACCTGCGCTGCTGCCGACCGTACCGGACATGCCCTGCTGCACACCCTGTACCAGGCGAACCTGAAGAATGGCACCACCTTCCTCAACGAGTGGTTCGCCGTCGACCTGGTGAAGAATCAGGACGGCGCCATCGTCGGTATCATCGCTATCTGCGTTGAAACCGGTGAAACCGTCTATATCCGCGCCAAGGCCACCGTACTGGCCACCGGCGGTGCCGGTCGCATCTATGCTTCCACCACCAACGCCCTGATCAATACCGGCGACGGTATCGGCATGGCCCTGCGTGCCGGTGTGCCGGTGCAGGACATCGAGATGTGGCAGTTCCACCCGACCGGTATCGCCGGTGCCGGCGTGCTGGTGACCGAAGGTTGCCGTGGCGAGGGCGGCTACCTGATCAACGCCCATGGCGAGCGCTTCATGGAGCGTTATGCTCCGAACGCCAAGGATCTGGCAGGTCGCGATGTGGTGGCCCGCTCCATGGTCAAGGAAGTCATCGCTGGCAACGGCGTCGGTCCGGACAAGGACCACGTGCTGCTCAAGCTCGACCACCTCGGCGAGGAAGTCCTGCACAGCCGCCTGCCCGGCATCTGCGAGCTGTCCAAGACCTTCGCCCACGTCGACCCGGTCGTTGCGCCGATTCCGGTCATTCCGACCTGCCACTACATGATGGGTGGCGTGGCCACCAACATCCATGGCCAGGCCATCACCCAAGACGCCAACGGTAACGACAAGATCATCGAAGGTCTGTTCGCGGTCGGTGAAGTGGCTTGCGTGTCGGTGCATGGCGCCAACCGCCTGGGCGGCAACTCGCTGCTCGACCTGGTGGTGTTCGGCCGTGCTGCCGGCCTGCACCTGGAGAAGGCCCTCAAGGAAGGCATCGAGCACCGTGGTGCCACCGAGACCGACCTCGAGGCATCGCTCAAGCGCCTGAACGGCGTCAACGAGCGCACCAGCGGCGAAGATGTCGCGCCGCTGCGCAAGGAGCTGCAGCAATGCATGCAGAACTACTTCGGTGTATTCCGTACCGGCGAATACATGCAGAAGGGTATCGCCCAACTGGCCGACCTGCGGGAACGCATCGCGAACGTCAAGATCGCGGACAAGAGCCAGGCTTTCAACACTGCGCGTACTGAAGCGCTGGAACTGCAGAACCTCCTCGAAGTGGCCGAAGCCACTGCGATTGCCGCCGAGACCCGCAAGGAGTCCCGTGGCGCGCACGCTCGCGAAGATTTCGAGG harbors:
- a CDS encoding HD domain-containing phosphohydrolase → MQTPHPPPGIPLQRLTAIAIVASMLLLTLALILQGQHGLRQALVAAATDDSQRLGSLIGERTQQLLSPARSALSLLRHDALSGADSLAARLPRLSLLAETLQIGPALSAVYIGYPDGDFLLLRRLEQDSDPQRQRLRAPAQARYLLQSIDRDAAGATHGEWHFYDSQLQLLERQIRPDYRYDPRSRPWYRQAMADTEAILTPPYLFFTTAQIGVSLAQRSLDGRMVIGMDAAVQDLSSQVRALRLTPGTLIAALDAQDQVFIHSEPQRLLIGDDPASVRLAKLDELQAPALSALQRLPADGRQVQAFSVEGHRWYGVRMPLTGLDSASKLLITIPEAELFLAARQLLLDKTLLAGLLLVPMLLAGWWLGRRIGTPLRELARHLEALIDFDFRQPPQIRSRIREVGRLGWVLQRMAGSLYNLQTITHTLNRESRLELMLEQVLQQLVGATALEGGGIYLYESDNACLRLNTRHLAGDYPPSLDCSGEDAVRLDADLVQLFAARDYLCIPLRDRSDALLGLLVLRLGELHREPRAQQSFRRFAEEIAGAAAVAIETRQLIESQQRLIDAIIRLLADAIDAKSPYTGGHCERVPQLAILLVEKAIACREGSFADFRMSEAELYEFRIAAWLHDCGKITSPEHVVDKATKLETLYNRLHEIRTRFEVLWRDAELDYWRALADGGDGTALQRQLQRRQDELQEDFAFVARCNIGGEDMDDEDIRRLERIAERRWWRHFDDRLGLSLEERQRLEGIAPRALPAEERLLADRPEHRQPWGSQRPPVEKDDPRNRWGFDMRLPPHAADRGELHNLRTRRGTLTDEERFKINEHIVQTLIMLSSLPLPPHLRKVPDIAANHHEKMDGSGYPRRLRREQLSLPERIVAVADIFEALTAHDRPYKPPKPLSEALQIMARMAREAHIDSEVFRLFLCSGAYLEYAQRFLAAAQIDAVDLDACLRDLPVAAEAMPVRDAVAGSMPR
- the ppnP gene encoding pyrimidine/purine nucleoside phosphorylase; protein product: MFKVNEYFDGTVKSIAFEMNEGPATVGVMAPGEYEFGTAKAEVMHVIAGALTVKLPGAEAWETFAAGSKFDVPADSKFQLKVAQDTAYLCEYR
- a CDS encoding YkgJ family cysteine cluster protein, with the translated sequence MQCRAGCGACCIAPSISSPIPGMPEGKPAGVRCVQLDARNLCRLFGSPERPEVCSRFVADVQVCGETREQALHLLGEWERLTAA
- a CDS encoding NAD(P)-dependent oxidoreductase, which produces MAKVAFIGLGVMGYPMAGHLQRKGHTVCVYNRSADKAERWVAEYGGCRAATPREAAQGAELVMTCVGNDDDLRSVVLGGQGAFAGMAPGSVLVDHTTASAAVARELALLAAERELEFLDAPVSGGQAGAQNGALTVMVGGEPEVFARAEPVIACYARMVRLMGQAGSGQLTKMVNQICIGSLLQGLSEALHFAECAGLDRMAAMEVISKGAAQSWQLENRHASMIEGRFDFGFAVDWMRKDLAILLEEARRNGAQLPVTALVDQFYADVQAAGGGRWDTSSLISRLKPSRGA
- a CDS encoding DMT family protein, which gives rise to MHALITPPTNRIGYSALPVGQLKTIQEAITMTTFVPFSLLYIQPTRKLD
- the sdhA gene encoding succinate dehydrogenase flavoprotein subunit — encoded protein: MASIRTLSFDAIIIGGGGAGMRAALQLSQSGHKTACVTKVFPTRSHTVSAQGGITCAIASADPNDDWRWHMYDTVKGSDYIGDQDAIEYMCSVGPEAVFELEHMGLPFSRTEQGRIYQRPFGGQSKGPDNNTQAARTCAAADRTGHALLHTLYQANLKNGTTFLNEWFAVDLVKNQDGAIVGIIAICVETGETVYIRAKATVLATGGAGRIYASTTNALINTGDGIGMALRAGVPVQDIEMWQFHPTGIAGAGVLVTEGCRGEGGYLINAHGERFMERYAPNAKDLAGRDVVARSMVKEVIAGNGVGPDKDHVLLKLDHLGEEVLHSRLPGICELSKTFAHVDPVVAPIPVIPTCHYMMGGVATNIHGQAITQDANGNDKIIEGLFAVGEVACVSVHGANRLGGNSLLDLVVFGRAAGLHLEKALKEGIEHRGATETDLEASLKRLNGVNERTSGEDVAPLRKELQQCMQNYFGVFRTGEYMQKGIAQLADLRERIANVKIADKSQAFNTARTEALELQNLLEVAEATAIAAETRKESRGAHAREDFEDRDDENWLCHTLYFPGEKRVAKRGVNFSPKTVPAFEPKVRTY
- a CDS encoding PA1571 family protein, producing the protein MSSAAPASPRRHLSQPLRQQHLGAIIDARGREIPITEQMILQACRQLEQADKPRRRFLFG
- the sdhC gene encoding succinate dehydrogenase, cytochrome b556 subunit — its product is MNSKRPVNLDLRTIQLPVTAYTSIAHRISGVILFLGIAVLLYALDLSLASEQGFEQVKAFLAGSLAKLVIWGLLSALLYHLVAGIRHLIMDAGVGETLEGGKLGSKIVIAVSAVLIVLAGVWVW
- a CDS encoding exonuclease domain-containing protein yields the protein MTHWLVIDLEATTDEGGWPVEDMEVIEIGAVIVDANGRELSHFQSFVRPRLRAELTDFCRQLTHIRQSDIDAAPTLDRLWPRLEAWLLPHLGDLQGWLSWGNYDRQQLEVEWRNQQLSSCLASLPHFNLKQLFARHYRQTRRSRDRRQLGLNKALEVSGLSFAGTQHRGLDDARNIARLLPLSLPALIAACQATQPPH
- the gltA gene encoding citrate synthase — encoded protein: MADKKAQLIIEGTEVQLPILSGSMGPDVVDVRSLVSQGVFTYDPGFMSTAACESKITFIDGDKGILMHRGYPIEQLAEKSDYLETCYALLYGELPTAAQKEEFTGLVKNHTMVHEQMKSFLNGFRRDAHPMAVMCGLVGALSAFYHDSLDNNDPKHREISAIRLIAKMPTMAAMCYKYSVGQPIMYPRNHLSYAENFLHMMFNTPCEEKPINPVLAKAMDRIFILHADHEQNASTSTVRLTGSTGANPFACIAAGIAALWGPAHGGANEAVLTMLDEIGSVENIEKFIAKAKDKNDPFKLMGFGHRVYKNFDPRAKVMKQTCDEVLSELGINDPKLELAMKLEEYARNDPYFQERNLYPNVDFYSGIILKAIGIPTSMFTVIFALARTAGWIAQWKEMYSEGYKIGRPRQIYTGYTKRDYVAINERG
- the sdhD gene encoding succinate dehydrogenase, hydrophobic membrane anchor protein; the encoded protein is MVTNVTNFSRSGLFDWMAQRVSAVVLAAYFIFLLGYLVANPGLSYADWHGLFSQTWMRIFSLLALVGLSAHAWVGMWTISTDYLTSMAIGRSATAVRFLFQAVCGMAMFAFFVWGVQILWGV